The following coding sequences lie in one Mercenaria mercenaria strain notata chromosome 5, MADL_Memer_1, whole genome shotgun sequence genomic window:
- the LOC128557011 gene encoding general transcription factor IIF subunit 1-like → MANTKQTKRKKIETLCPLCKHMIDEDKFVEHLLLCKKKSFCCVLCKLFFKKETYLNKHKKRVHGSTSDAFPGGSNIEQESGGKSCDILTDTVPKNMQDNKSGLEQESGDKRCNVSRNIVPEDKQDDDSSSNSDWDQDPDIEIDVETCEKQEQSQNTAKNDKAGENKDSRLVNDIRVGRIYRKRTNPNPVIAPVKVMKVTEEKAVVNTQSVDQNEMSGDLSDNDNIELSDREDRNELPENQGTEDSSVKKEKDGGQDDSVTVQHSNKVEEGCSVKYDLEKEKLEIEKRKLDLEIAKFEYKKSLLDKITDLASRI, encoded by the coding sequence ATGGCAAACACAAAacagacaaaaagaaagaaaattgaaaCCCTTTGTCCCTTATGCAAGCACATGATAGATGAAGATAAGTTTGTAGAACACCTATTGTTGTGCAAGAAGAAAAGCTTCTGCTGTGTGCTGTGTAAATTGTTCTTCAAGAAAGAAACCTATCTGAACAAACACAAGAAAAGAGTACATGGGTCAACCAGTGATGCTTTTCCTGGAGGTAGCAATATTGAACAAGAAAGTGGAGGTAAGAGTTGTGATATTCTCACAGACACTGTGCCAAAGAATATGCAAGACAATAAAAGTGGTCTTGAACAAGAGAGTGGGGATAAGAGATGTAATGTTTCCAGAAACATTGTGCCAGAGGATAAACAAGACGATGACAGCAGTAGTAATTCCGACTGGGATCAAGACCCAGATATTGAAATAGACGTTGAAACATGCGAGAAACAGGAACAAAGTCAAAACACTGCAAAGAATGATAAGGCCGGCGAGAATAAAGATTCTAGACTTGTAAATGACATAAGAGTTGGTAGGATATACAGAAAGAGGACGAATCCAAATCCAGTTATTGCTCCTGTAAAAGTAATGAAAGTGACAGAAGAAAAAGCTGTAGTAAATACACAAAGTGTAGATCAGAACGAAATGTCCGGAGACTTGTCAGATAATGACAACATAGAGCTGTCTGACAGAGAAGATAGAAATGAACTTCCAGAAAACCAGGGTACAGAAGATAGTTCAGTAAAGAAAGAAAAGGATGGGGGTCAAGATGATAGTGTAACCGTACAACATAGTAACAAAGTCGAAGAAGGCTGCAGTGTAAAATATGACTTAGAAAAAGAGAAACTCGAGATTGAGAAACGTAAACTAGATCTAGAAATAGCAAAGTTCGAGTACAAGAAGAGCCTTTTAGATAAGATAACAGACTTAGCATCTAGAATATAA